The DNA segment TTGTTAAATAGATGCAGAAGTACGGATGTCAGCAAGAAGTCTCCCAATAAACTCTTTATTTGTACAAACATTACAAAGTTGTTTCACATTTTAAGGTAGtttgatttgatttttccttccctaCTGCCCTGATGTATCAGAAAAACATAAACCCAACAACATCAGGCACAAACGGAAACTATTATTGGAAATTGTTGATTCccagtgacaaaacaaacaaacaaacaaaccccatgtATATGTCCATCTTTGTAAGATAAAAGCGGTGGACATTACAAATGTCAAACTTTaataacaccaaaaaaaaaaaatccaacaaaacAGCCCCATCCACCAAGAAGAATGGATTAAACAACTTCTTGTGGAagggaaagttgtttttttttcttgttttttactTTTTGTGTCACACAAGAAAAAAAGACTGAAGTACAAAACTCTAGTAGTTGTGGTTTTATTACTTATTGTCATTGCATTATTTGAAGAAAACAGCAAGAAGGGGTTTTACTTCAGAGAAGCATTACTTGATATTACAAAAACATATATTTAGTTTGTTAAATTAGCACTATTACATCCTCAAAGCTGGCGTTATAGGTTTCAGAATGTGTTTCTTGTCTCATTAAACCAGTTTTACACACATGAAACTCCATTCATTTTAATAGGTTTGTAGTGGCATATTTGCAGAAAAGCATTTGCTGGTTTTTGGGCTTATTTGATCTTAATGcaattattttaagaaaataggcatcCTGTTAACATTTTACCAGTTTAGCTGTTAGCTAATCAGCACAACAGTTCATTtctttataaatatttaacataATAAAAAGTCCCTGGGGCACTAACACTTTTGACACCTGTATAATCTAAAACACATCCTCCCACTTTTAAAATCAAACAGACCATGGTACACACACAGTTGGCTAACTATTTACAAAGCACCCAATTAAATCCTACTTAATTCTCCTACTCTCTGAAAATCCCACCTCACTGGTGCAGGAACTACTGATCACAAAAAAAATGTGTACCTTTCTCATAGCTTGGACATTACTTTACCGACTGTAAAACTTCATTGTACAGAAGAGTGCTATAAAATGAACTCATCCATTAAGCAACACATATGTAAAAGTGGAGCAACTGTATAAATTTAGAGGACTGAAGAAATAAGCAGAAGAATCACAGTACAAAGACACGTAAATCTAGTTTAATGTTCACATGTAGAATTTACACATCACAGATATTAAACAGGATTTTTACTGTAACATACTTGCATTGAAATGAAAGTTATTATGTATTAGAAAAATAATCTTGATGGAGTTCTCCAATTTTTGGTTTACTTCAGTTCATTTTAAGATGAATTTACATCAGTGATCACGATTTTGCTTGTGTGCTTTTCATAATCCCATATCAATATTCTTTGGATGAAACAGtaactgtttgtttgttaatGGTTTGCCCTTTGGTTGCAAGCAGAGAACTATTTTCGCATTTTACTCTAACATCCTATAAGAATGAAAGCTTGTAGCCATAAACCTTTTGGAGTTAAATGAAATTCCACAGTTAGTTTCTTGATTTTGATGCAACAGCAAAGTTTATAAAGACCTAAAACATTGCCTTCCATATGAAAAAGTAGATAGAATTTGTTTTTCTAATCTCAGTAAAAAACAGTCTTAACAGTACATGTATATAATGCACTAAAAACCCTTGTGCCTAACTGACAAAAGTGTAGTTTCAAAATGTATAATACAATTACTAACAGTTTAATCTAGATTGAAAAAAACACGTTTGTATGGATTTAGAACAAGTTTATTTGCAATAAGACATCTCATGCAATCATGCAGGACCACTAGCTATAGCTGTGACTTCCCAGTCTAAAAAGACTGGGCAAAAACCTTAAATGTCAAGATATTTTCATTTTAGCAGCTCTGTACCTGAGCTGTAAGTAATCTTCTAAAGAAGTATTcccacagattaaaaaaaaaaacatacacacCTTTATAATATttacaaaaaatatttaattaaaaatattttataattacagTAGTCTATTAAAGCATATACTTTTCTCACTTACACTTATAGAACATCTCTATATATACACAGTATGAAATGTCACTCATTTATCTATACAATATGTAACATTCCTGCAGGGAGAAGAAAGTTCCCTGGGCCCCAATAAAATCATCTATTTTAAACAATAGATGTCAAAATATATCTACAATGCTCTGGTAGATTAGTAAAGCTTCAAAATTCAGCTGCTCAGTCCCTTACAGTTACACTTCTAAAGTTTGATTTACACTCCATCTTCTATCCAACGGAAGAGACACACTTTCTGCTTAAGCTTTAAGTCTTCTCCCACCAAAATAAACACACAATTCACATCTGATATaaaatgcacagaaaaaaaagacgTGTTTCAAATGCTATGAACGTGCAAAACGGTGAAAGGTTCTCTTTCAGAAGGAAGCATGGAAACGACTCTGGGGttgaattattttttcctctcATCTGATGGCTGAtatttcttttccccctccctctctaaTGTGTCTTttctctgctcctctggctctggatCTGCCTGCTGCACACCTGTGGAAGAGGAATGAATAGAGGGGGTGTGTGAACCGTTTTTGCTCCAGACTGAGTGGCGCCACCAACAAAACACAAGACATGCTTGATCAACAACCCAAAACAAACCAGGTCAAACAACAACCAGAGCTCCCATGCTAGGCCAAACAGAGGAATACACAGCTGCAGGCCCCACTTACAAGAGCTTGTCACAGGGGGCTCAAATAATAGTAAAATAGGTTCCCTGCAACCTTGTTCGCTCAGTCCAGACCTCATTTCTCTACTCCAAATGAGCCAGAAAGAGGGCCACTCTCACGGCTAGGAAAAGAGACTTCCTTTGGCAAAGAATGTAGGTGCAGGCAGGTCAGAGAGGCACTGGTGCTTCTAGAATAATACATTATTCGTGCATTTAATGGAGAAGAAATTAACTCCTAAAGAACGTGCAGGACTCCGGCCACCTGAGACACTGACAGCGCAGGGCTACTACAGGTGGCAGAGAAGCAGCCTTTTCTCTCCCCTCCGAGGCCCACTAGTTAACCGACACTCACCTTGACCGTGCAGTTCAGCGGCACAGAATACTGTCCCCTTGCTTGTTCACAGCGCCGGCCTGCACAAGGAAACACCGGTTTGAGAAGGGGCTGCCCCTAACGAGCTCGGCCACGACCACCGGGCTTGGCTCCGGCTCACAAGCACGGGCGGAGCCCAGCCTAAGTGACAAGCGCCCGCCACGAGCCCCGCCAGCAAAGCCCTGCCGCacgcggggcagggcagggcagccgccAGCTGGCCGCTAGATTCTCAGCGTGGGCTCGGCACAGCCCGACCGCCGGCCGGGCGAGTCACAGACTTGCCTCCCCTGCCGCGGAAGCAAACACTGGCCGCTAAGTGTGCAGCCCGGTGAGCCGGCTCCTTCCTGCTCCCCCACGCCGCTGGGAGGTGCACCGCCCCGGCCCGGTTAAATGTGCACGCTCCccgggcccagccagcccccccacgcGTGCCCGCGAGCGGCGCACGGAGCCCCGCGTGGACGCTCACAGACCCAAGGAGCGGCTCTCCCTGGAGCGGCTGTGTGCGCGCGCGTCCAGCGGGAGAGAGCCAGGCCCGCGCGGGCTGGATCGGGCCCCAGGGGTACGCGCCGCGGCGGCTCTCGGTGCGCTGGGACCGGACCGGCTGGCGCTACAGCCGAAGGCAGGACTTCCGCGGGGCGCGATCGGTCCTAGCCGGGGGCCAATACTACCCGAGCTCTGTCCTGGCCGGCGTGGGCCCGCGGGGCTCTTACCGGGTCGGTGTTGAGGGCTGTAAGCGGGGTCCGGGGGGCGGCTGCGGGACAGCTCCCTGGGTGCAGCGGCGGTGGCTGCGGCGGCTGCTGCCTGAGCAGAGCCGGGTGCgtctccagagccagctgcaggtcgAGGATGTAGTCGATGACGTGCTGCAGGATCTCCACTTTGCTGACCCGCTTGTTGGGCGGGATGGTGGGCACCAGCCTCCGGAGCCGGCTGTAGCAGTCATTCATATCGCACTGCAGGCACAGCGCTGCCGGCTCCTCGCCCGACGGGGCCCCCTTGCAGCCGTGCTCGgccaggcagctcagagccacctgcccgcctccgccgccgccgccgccgccgcagcagCCCGCCTGTGCCTTCCTGCTGGGGTGGCGGACTGGGCTGACCGCTTTCATGGTGCACACGGCGAGAGATCCCCTCGGGCGGCACCGATGCACGCCGCGGAGCGCCCGCAAGGCAACCAGCGGCGCTCAGCCAAAGCAGCGGTCCCTCCCTAGCGCCACCAgcccggctccggctccagctccgCGCTGTGCCAGAGAGGATGCCGGCCCGTGCAAAGAAAATCCCACCTCCCCGGCTGGTCCTTTCCCGCCCTGCCCCTCCGCTCCCACGACAGCCCCAGCCGCCTCTGCTCGGCGCGGCTGGCAGCGCCGCCCTATATATAGAGGTAGCACGGGGTGCAGACGGGCGGGGCTCGCGCGGCTGGGGCCGGGGGAAAGGAGGTGGCAAGAGGCGCGCGGGGGAGGGGAAATGTGTGCAAAGGCGAGGCGGGAGGGGAGCGAGGGGGGGGGCGCAGAGCGCCGCGCCTTGGCCAATCACCGCCGCCTCCTCCCTCCATGGAACGCCGCTCTGGCCAATGGCGAGGACGCTCCATTCCGTCAAGGCTGTGGGGGtctagggctgggggagcctggtgctgCACccgagggaaaggagggaggcggAAAGAGAAGTTCCCGGCGAGGCAGAACTGCGGGAATGCGAGTGGAATTCACTCTCCTGCTGCAGGAGGCTGCTGAGTCCTGCCGTTCCGCTCGGCACCCGGAGCCCTCCCGCCTGCTGTGCAGCAGGCACTAGGCAAGCCCTCCTCAGAGCCGTCCCTGCAGCTTGCAAGCAGCAACTGGAGATTGTTCATGTCATTTTGCCGTGCacactttatttctttatttgctGTCCATTTATTCCATCAGCAGCAAATATTTCTACCAGTGGCAGGTCTGCAATGTCTAGCCTCATTCACTGTATCTTCTTTTAACCTTTGCCTGGTTTCTCTCCTCTGatggaatctgaagaagtggtcttacccaggaaagctcattacctagaaaaataaaattgttcctctttaaggtgctggaggactgcttgtttttctctcACACCATAATCTTTTGAGGGTGgctgatttaaagaaaaaaaaaccccaaacttgaGTACAAGAGGGCGGGGGAAGGCTAGGAGATCAAGAAAAGCAATTGCTGTGAAACATCAAATTAGAGCACATAACTATTAAAAATTCATGGTGATGGAATATTTAAAATTCCTCTATGACATATAATATTAATTCATTTTATGTAAAATTCATACCTGTAATTTAATTTGGTCCATTAATGCATCAGATCACGTATTAGTAAGTGTATCATGTTTTAAATATGATACTAGAAATGTCCAGAGTTCTGTACTTTGAGACAGCACATTAAAATTAACAGGCACATACTCCAGAGTCCGGCTTAGGTGGTTGAGTTGTGGATTGCAGCCTTTTAACTTAATAATGTTTTGCTTAAACTTTCTGTTAACTCCTCCTGAGGATTCAGAGTAGATGCAGGTGAACTGAGCATTAGTGATTTCAGTAGAACTATTTACTTGAGTACGTTGGTGCTTAAAAGGGATGCAGGACTAGGCTGTAAGATTTTAAACAAAGTCTATTAGAAGGAAGAAATTCATAATTGGTGGTGATGGATGACTGCATGTCTCCACAACACCTAGGCATGGAGGGATGAACAAAGAATACCGAGGGAAACAGCGAAGCTGAGAACTTTGAATGAGAGTAGGGGGTTGATCATCTTTTTAAAATAGTATAAAACGTGCACATTTAACTCTTTTCCATTCCCTAAAAGGTACAGTAGAAGTCCCCATTCCTGCAAAGACTCAGGCACGTTCTTAATTTTACACACCTGTCTGCAAGGGGCTCCGTACAGTGCATAAAAACTAAGCACCTGCATCTTTGTATGACTGTCATGACAGACACACTGACATCAGCTCTATACTCCAAGGGCTTTATTCTTCTATACCTCCCACTAGTTTTACACCATGAAACTCCATGAATTTAAGTTGTTACTCCTGATTTTCATAGGTGTGGTAGATGCACCAAGCCCTAAATTATAGCTATGCTTTGTCTGTTCCCATCTCTTGATGAGAAGGATAGACTTAAGATTGCATTCCTTTCATTTAAGAATAAACTGTAGTTTTAAACATATGGACTAAAATCTTGCTGACTGGGTCTTGGTTAAAATTTCTGTGAAGTAAGACACTTTATAATTTAATTGCTCTAAGGAATGAGAGCTTATGTGACCTAATGGGTAATTTATATGTACTTGTGGAGCTCATCTGATGTGAATAGATGCATATATAAATAAACCCTAGTGGCCTTGTGGAAattcaatacagactgacatgggtATTAAAGATTAGTCAATCATTTTGGAAATCTGTGATATCTTGATAGGTATTTCTTCATCAACCTACTTACATAACCCAGGAGCCAAATGGTAATCTATGGATTTTTGTGCTTTGTCACAGTCTCATCTAAAATTCATAGGAAAATGTTACACAGTTCTCATTGCTGAACTATCAACATAAGTCTGTGGTGGTAGTGGGGGGAACCCATCCTATAAATATTCACAGACTTCCTCCGGTAACTCCCTTTAACACTAATGATACATGTGAATCTGCCATGCGTTGATGAGCAAGCAGGCATCAGTTCCCTGCTAACAATGGGTCTGCTTCTGCTCTCTTTGAAATCATTGGCAGttgtgccattgacttcaatgggaacagggGTGGGTccaatgtgggtttttttctgcttAGACTGGATGTGCCCCAGAAGTTAATTAAATTGCTTTGGCTGTGTATTGGGAACCTCAATCTGTTAGGAATCATGCACTGAGTTGAATATAGTGAAACTCTTCATCCATTACACACAAGAAAAGAGCAGGCATTAGCTACTTTTCATTCCTTAGTCCTATTAAAAGCAATATTTTCCAACCTATGAATACATAGGCATTAACTGCTCCTCTTTTGAACCATACCAGTTATGGATATATTTCTCTGAGAATCTTAAAATGTGTGGTCCCTCCCAGGTTGGCTGGAGGAGTTCATCTCTGTTAGCTGAGttactctggctacgtctacacgtgcacgctacatcaaaatagcttattttgatgtagcgacatcaaaatagtctatttcgatgagtaaggtctacacgtcctccagggctggtaatgtcgatgttcaacttcgacattggacagtaccacatcgaaataggcgctgcgagggaacgtctacacgccaaagtagcacacatcgaaataagggtgccaggaacagctgcagacagggtcacagggcggactcaacagcaagctgctcccttaaagggcccctcccagacacagttgcactaaacaatacaagatacacagagccgacaactggttgcagaccctgtgcatgcagcatggatccccagctgctacagcagcagccagaagccctgggctaagggctgctgcacacggtgaccatagagccccgcaggagctggagagagagcgtctctcaacccctcagctgatggccactatggtggaccctgctatttcgatgttgcgggacgcggatcgtctacacgtgccctactttgacgttcaacttcgaagtagggcgctattcccatcccctcatggggttagcgacttcgacgtctcgccgcctaacatcgatttcaacttcgaaatagcgcccaacacgtgtagccgtgacgggcactatttcgaagttggcgccgctacttcgaagtagcgtgcacgtgtagacgcggcctctgtGGATTAGCATACCAATTCCCAGTGTTACCAACCCTTGCCATATGAGTCTTACAATGCTTTGTGCTTGAAGGTATCACCTTATCTGAAAATGTCTAGTTCAAGTCAGATCAGTTTCTTTTGCTTTTAATCAAAAACAaagcaatgaaaaatgaaaacGTTACTGGCTAACCTTCCGTGTGTGAATGGAGCCATTTAAATCAGCGAGACTCTCGTGAGCAAAGCAAACAGAATCTGGCTGCATATTTCTGAATGTGGATATATGATTCACTCCAACAGAAAAATAAACTCTTCCACTGACAGTGAATCTGGGTCATGGCTCTTTAGGACCTATTACAGTATCAAGGAACAGTTACAATTCTTCCAAGAGCAGAAAGAATGAGACATTTCCACTGAGATCATAAGGAACTCACAAACCTGTTCTACACAATACTATGCTACTGAAACAACTGCTGGATTGGATTGTAacatattatttaaaatatttgcgcATAcattcattaaaaatctacattttGCATGTATTGTACAATAGCAGCTCAATAATGTAAgccatttactttttttttttttaaaagaaaaaggtacTGTATAGACACACTGAGTGCTACTGACacacaagagctacgtctacactgggacgctatgtccaaatagcttattttgat comes from the Carettochelys insculpta isolate YL-2023 chromosome 2, ASM3395843v1, whole genome shotgun sequence genome and includes:
- the ID4 gene encoding DNA-binding protein inhibitor ID-4, whose amino-acid sequence is MKAVSPVRHPSRKAQAGCCGGGGGGGGGQVALSCLAEHGCKGAPSGEEPAALCLQCDMNDCYSRLRRLVPTIPPNKRVSKVEILQHVIDYILDLQLALETHPALLRQQPPQPPPLHPGSCPAAAPRTPLTALNTDPAGAVNKQGDSILCR